CTTATCAGTTATGGAGAATATCCTTCAAGCACAACCGGAAATCAATGCAGTTTTCGCTCATAATGACGAAATGGCATTAGGCGCATTACAAGCTATAAAGGCTTCAGGAAAGACAATAATGGTAGTTGGCTTTGACGCAACTGATGATGCTGTAAAAGCTGTAGAAGCCGGCGAAATGGCTGCTACTGTAGCTCAACAGCCTGCAAAGATTGGCTCCCTGGGCGTAGAGAATGCAGTAAAGGTTATCAAGGGCGAAACTATTGAGAAGGCTATTCCAGTAGATCTTCAATTAGTTACAAAGAAATAATAAAAATTAGTAATTAAGAAAATGCCTTGCTCTTAAAAGCAAGGCATTTTCTCATTCATTTTGCCATTTATAATATGCTTGTGTTTGAAGCTATAACGTGATATGCTATATTACAGTTGGTGATTGTTAATATTATATCAATGATTTTCTTGCAGCAAACCAAAAATGAAAAAGTTATCGTGCTGAAGTGGTGAGGGTTCGTCCCGAGCAAGAAGGCGAGAGAATAGATGAAGTTTTATGCTTGCTATCCTTGTGCCTTTTTGACACAAGGATTTTTTACGTTGAAAGGGAGGGTTGAAATGGAAACAAGAATTGCTCTGATTGGCATCATTATAGAAAACAAAGAATCAGTAGAAAGATTAAATGCTATTCTCCATGAATATTCGCAGTATATTATCGGAAGAATGGGAATACCTAATGCAAAAGAAGGTGTTGCAGTGATAAGCATTGTTTTGGACGCGCCCAACGATACCATAAGTGCTCTTTCGGGGAAATTGGGTATGCTGCCGCAGGTGAGTGCCAAAACTATCTTTTCAAAGCTGCCTGTAGTTACGGAAAGGTGATGAATATGGAATACTTAGTTGATAAATTAGAGGCTGAAGGTTCACTTACGAAAGAGGAGTTTGTACAGCTTTTGAGTCACACCTCTCCGGCCCTTTCTGAATATTTGTTTGAAAAATCCAGAAAAATGGCAAATAAATATTTTGGAAATCGCATATACACGAGAGGCTTGATTGAGTTTACGAATTACTGCAAAAATAATTGCTTTTACTGCGGTATACGAGCAGAGAACCGGAAGGTGGAGCGCTATCGCCTCAGCAAGGATGAGATACTGAATTGCTGCAGGGAGGGATATGCTCTTGGTTTTCGCACCTTTGTTCTGCAGGGTGGGGAGGACAGCTTCTATAGCGACAGCGAAATGGTTGATATTATTTCGGAAATTAAGGGAAATTACCCGGATTGCGCTTTGACTTTATCAATCGGAGAAAAAAGCGCCGAATCCTATAAAGCATTTTATGACGCAGGAGCTGACAGATATCTTCTCCGCCATGAAACTGCCGATGCCGGCCATTATGGGATGCTTCACCCTAAAATACTAAACCTGCAAAACCGCAAACAATGTCTGTGGACACTTAAAAGTATAGGCTATCAAGTGGGTACGGGTTTTATGGTAGGCTCACCCTTTCAAACTGTTGAGAACCTTGCAGAGGATTTGATGTTTATAAAAGAATTATCTCCAGAGATGATTGGCATCGGACCCTTCATCCCGCACCATGACACACCCTTTGCGGATAAAGCGCAGGGATCCTTTGAGCTTACTCTGTTTCTTATCGGAATACTGCGTCTTATGATACCGAATGCACTTATTCCGGCAACAACAGCCCTTGGAACAATTAATCCTCTAGGCCGCGAAAAGGGTATACTTGCAGGCGCAAATGTAGTAATGCCAAATCTTTCGCCTGTAAAGGTGCGAAAAAAATATGAACTCTATGACAACAAAATCTGCACCGGGGAAGAAGCCGCAGAATGCAGGTTCTGCCTGCAAAATCGTATGCAGAGCATAGGATATGAACTTGTTACTGACAGAGGAGATTTTAAACCAGCAGATAACAATCAGAAGGGGGTAATATAAATGTATGATGTAAAATCCAAAAAAGCGGAAGATTTTATAAATGACGAAGAAATACTGGATACAATTGAGTATGCAGAAAAAAATAAAAACAATCGCGAACTGATAGAAAGCATTATAGAAAAGGCAAAAAAATTAAAGGGAGTTTCTCATCGCGAGGCCGCCGTTCTTTTAGAATGCGAGATTCAAGATGTAAATGAAAAGCTGTATAAGCTTGCCAGAGAAATAAAGCAGAAATTTTATGGGAATAGAATTGTTATGTTTGCACCGCTTTATCTTTCCAATTATTGCGTAAACGGCTGTGTTTACTGTCCATATCATTATCAAAACAAGCATATTTATCGCAAAAAGCTCACACAGGAGGAAATACGAAACGAAGCTATTGCGCTGCAGGACATGGGCCACAAGCGTTTAGCTCTTGAAGCAGGGGAAGACCCCGTAAACAATCCGATTGAATATATACTGGAAAGCATTAAGACAATATATTCAATCAAACACAAAAACGGCGAAATCAGACGCGTAAATGTGAACATTGCGGCAACAACCGTTGAAAATTACCACAAACTGAAGGAAGCAGGAATAGGCACATATATTTTGTTTCAGGAAACATACAATAAAAAGAATTATGAGGAGCTGCACCCGAAAGGACCGAAGCATGATTACTCTTATCATACAGAGGCAATGGACCGTGCCATGGAGGGCGGCATTGATGATGTAGGCATCGGCGTGCTGTTTGGGCTGAATATGTACAGATATGACTTTATAGGCATGCTTATGCATGCTGAGCATTTGGAGGCCGCAATGGGAGTCGGCCCACACACGATCAGTGTTCCGCGCATTCGTCCTGCCGACGATATTGATCCGGCAAATTTCTCTAACGCCATTTCTGATTCCATGTTTGAGAAGATAGTTGCCGTGCTCCGTATTGCTGTGCCATATACAGGCATGATCGTATCAACACGTGAATCCCAAAAGACCCGTGAGCGTGTTTTACAGCTTGGGATTTCTCAAATAAGCGGCGGCTCAAAAACCAGTGTCGGTGGATATTCCGAGCCGGAGCCGGAGGAGGAAAACTCCGCACAGTTTGAAGTTGACGACACACGTACCCTTGATCAAGTAGTAAACTGGCTCCTGGAGCTTGGATATATACCCAGCTTTTGCACTGCCTGCTACCGTGAGGGCAGAACCGGAGACCGCTTTATGTCACTTGTTAAATCAGGGCAGATTGCGAACTGCTGCCAGCCCAATGCTTTAATTACTCTTAAGGAGTACCTGGAGGATTATGCTTCACCCGATACAAAGGGAAAGGGCGAAAAGCTGATCCAGGAGGAGCTTAACCATATTCCGAATGAAAAGGTAAAAGCTGCCGCAGTTAAGTATCTCTATGAGGTCGGCAGCGGAAAACGGGATTTTAGATTCTAATCCACATGAAGAAGGAGAATTCATTATGAGTTTACAGGATACTCCCCGCTCGAACCGACTCCATATAGGCATTTTCGGGAAGCGAAACAGCGGGAAATCATCATTGATAAACGCACTGACAAATCAAAATATCGCTATCGTATCGGATATTGCCGGTACGACTACCGACCCTGTTTATAAATCAATGGAAATACATGGTGTAGGACCATGTGTGTTTGTTGATACGGCAGGCTTTGATGACATTGGTGAGATAGGCAGGCTGCGCGTTTCTCAGACCAAAAAGGCGATGGAGAAGACAGATATTGCCATAATGATGTTTAGTGAGGATATTACAAAAGATGAAATCGAATGGGTGGAAGAATTAAAAAGAAAACATATTCCAGTCATTTCCGTGATCAATAAAATCGATATTATTCACAATGCCGAGGCTTTACGTAAGTCGGTAGAAGAAAAATGCAAAATACCGGCTATATTGGTCAGTGCCCTCACAAAGGAAGGCGTCGATAAAATCCGAAAAGAAATTATCCGTGCGCTTCCTGCGGATTATGAAAACGAAAGCATCGTGTCAAATCTGGCAAAGTCTGATGACGTTGTTCTTCTTGTCATGCCTCAGGATATCCAAGCACCTAAGGGAAGACTTATCCTGCCGCAAGTGCAGATTATAAGAGAGCTGCTTGATAAAAAATGTATCGTAATAAGCGTGACAACAGATAAGCTTGAGGCCGCGTTAGACAGCCTGAAGCATCCGCCAAAGTTGATTATTACCGATTCACAGGTATTCAAAGCAGTTTATGAAAAAAAGCCTGCAGAAAGCATGCTCACATCATTTTCCGTATTGATGGCGGGTTATAAAGGGGACTTGGATTATTTTGTCCAAAGCGCTTATGCTATCGAGCAGCTGACAGAAAGGTCTAAGGTATTGATTGCCGAAGCCTGCACCCATGCGCCATTGACAGAAGATATCGGGAGAGAAAAAATTCCCCGCTTTCTGCGTGAAAGAATCGGCGAGGGCCTGAGGATAGATATAGTCAGCGGTACGGATTTTCCGGAGGATGTTTCCGGCTACGATCTTATCATACATTGCGGGGGGTGCATGTTTAACAGGAAATATGTACTGTCGCGTATTGAAAAAGCCCGAGCAGCTCATGTTCCAATGTCAAATTACGGTGTTGTAATTGCCTATTTATCCGGGATTTTGGGGAACATAGATTTGCCTTGAAATTATCGGGGAGAAAGAATAACTCTCAGGAGAGATTGTAGTACCGGAGTTTCAAGGCAAAGGAATAGGGAAACAACTGGTTACATTACTTATGGAGAAGTTTAAACATACTACTATTTATCTAACATATACAGAAGAAAAAGACACTTTTTATGAAAAATTCGGATTTCAAAAAATAGATAATGCGATGCGTATGTTAAAACACTAGCTAAGCCCCACAATCGCCCAACAACATAATTATTGTAAATACCCTGTTGCTAGGGCATGTGTATTGATTAAACCAAAAATTGGATAAAATAACTATATTCGTTTGCTTCTAACATATGCTATAATAATCCAAAAGGGGAGTGAAGGCCTTGGCAGATAAAATGTTTGAGTTAATGGAAAAGATGTATATAGAATTCAAGGATTTTAAGGGAGATATAACAGCAAAGGTCGTAAGCCTGGATGCAAAGATTGGAGGCTTAGATGCGAAGGTCGGAAGCCTGGATACAAAGGTCGGAAGCCTGGATACAAATGTTGGAAATATACGCAAAGATGTGTTGCGTATTGAAAATAAGCTTGATACCAACTCTAAAGCATTGTTTGACGGATATAGTCAGACTTATGAAAAACTTACTGTGCTTGAAAAAAAGGTTGATGATATTAGCTCTAAGGTTGAAAAGCAAGATGTAGAAATCAGAGTAATAAAGGGTGCAAAATAATTGATACAAAAACCTTCCCGTCGTTGACAGGAAGGTTTTTCAATATGGGTAAAAATGTCTAGTTTTCACGCATATTATTTTTACATAGGTAATACCAACACATATTAAGATTCTACCCCAGCCCCAGATATACTCCAGAGAATTAGTGGAATTGCTTTTTTCGAGTTTTATACCAAAATCGCATATATAGAAGCGGGTCTTAAAGTGACAAGGAAAACTGCTTCTGGGTACTTAGTTGAGTTTGAAAAGAGCGAATTTTTGGAGTCGTAGAAAATTGGAAGAGAGAAGATTTATACTAATAAACGTCTTTATGAAGTTGTAAAGGAAGCGGGTATGGAGAAGTAGGAGGGCTGAGTTGGGTTAGGTGGAATATGCTGATAAGTTTGGTGACTTATATATTGTATCTCTGTTGCTTTAAAAAGTTAACATACATAAGATTTATTACAGTAAACCGTATCATAATTAAGTGCGGAAGTGCACAGAGGTAAGTTATACCAAAGCTTATAGATAGTTTACGTATTCATTTCTATTTGAAGTTATAAAGAAAGTAAGTTGACAAGTTGACAGACTGCACATAATCTCCATAATCTCATGAGTCGTAATCCAAATAAACATGGAATATGAAATGAATATATTTATTTTGTAGTTATTGAAGGATATACTAATTCCATGTCAAATTATAACATTATTGGATGAGAAAATGTCTTATTATGTGAATTCCATCATGAGGATTTAAACAGGCTCTTGTACAGCAGTTAACCATAACGGATATAGAGATAGTCTGGAGTTATATCATGTAATATATTTAGATGATTTTCGAGCCTCGATGGTACTAAAAGGGTGATTTAATAAGATTGAATTGAATGATGTCATGGTTAATTGATATATATAAATGATAGAAACATTACATATTGTAATAGAGCACTAAATAAACAAGAGGAGATTTGATAATGAAATCTGAATATCGTGAGATTCGTGTAAGTGAGATCATGTTAGATTATGAAAATCCTAGGATTGCGAAATATTTAGAAATATATGGTGAGGGTCAAATATCGAGTGAAACTATTTCAATGGCGTTAGGAGCGGGAACTGATGAAAAATCCGGACCATCATATAGCAGCTTAAAGGAATCAATAAAGGCAAATCAAGGGATTATACACCCAATCATTGTCAATGAGTTAGATAACGGCAAACTGGTAGTTATTGAAGGAAATACAAGGGTTCAAATATATAAAGAGTTTTATCAGGCTGGTGTTCCAGGTGAATGGGAGACTATTAGTTCAATAGTTTATAAAGATTTAGCAGATGAAGAAATCCATGCTATTAGGCTTCAGTCGCATCTGGTTGGACCGAGAGATTGGGATCCATATTCAAAAGCTAAGTACTTAAATTACCTGAGTAATAAAGAAAAGCTTCCAATTCTACAAATTATATCGTTTTGTGGAGGAAAATCAGCAGAAGTTAAAAAAATGATAGATGCGTATTACGATATAGAAAATTATTATCGTTCTAACTTAGATGACGATAGTGAATTTGACCAGAGAGAATTTTCTAAATTTATGGAGCTTCAAAATAGAGGTATAAAAGACGCAATAGTTATACATAAATATGACCGAAACGATTTTGCAAAATGGGTAATAGATGGTAATATTGATACGGCGCAAAATGTCAGAAAGATTCCTGTTATATTAAAAAGCAAAGAAGCAACGAAGGTATTTCTTGAGGAAAATATTTCTGAAGCAATGAAAGTCTTGGCAATTGAAGAATTTGACGCAGGACCGATAAAAGATGTTTCGTATGGAATTTTAGCATCTGAATTAACTAAAAAGCTAAGAAATATTAAATACGCAGAGATAAGAAGCCTTAGGTTTGATCCGGATTATGATGACAAAAAAGCAATATTATTTGATTTATTAGATGAATTGATGGCGGTAGCTGAGGAGATAAAAGAGGAATAGAAAAATGGGAGAGTCTATACAGCACATTAAAATGATACATAATATTATGCACATAGTTTCGGAGATCGTACCAGAAAAGTTTAGAGGTTTTATTTTACTGGACATTTCTGAAAGCCAAGAAAAACCTCCGAAAACGGCTGAAGGTTACCGGCCAGATCTATATTATTGCCATAATGACATAATGGTAATAGGTGAAGCAAAAACTTCTTTTGATTTTGAAAGGAAGCATAGCAAACAACAGTATTTATCTTATATGAAAGCATGTTCCATGTTTGAAGGGACGGCGTATTTAATTATTGCTGTGCCATGGACTGAATGTAGATCGGCTAAAAATATGTTGAGGCGGATGAAATCAAATAATGAATTTGATTTGAATATTAAAGTGATTGATGATGTGGGGCAGGTGGGACTGGTATGAGAAAAGTTAAGTTGAAAAACGAGCCTATTCTTATTGCAAAGCTTAGTGCATTTCCATATCAAAAAGATGCTTTTGATGCAGTTAAAGATTTACCATATTCAGCAATTTTTCATGAGCAAGGTTTAGGTAAAACCAAAATAGCTATTGATTTACTATTATATTGGTTAGAATATAAAGATGTGGATACAGTGCTAATAGTGACAAAAAAGCAACTGATACAGAATTGGAAAACCGAATTTATGTCTCACACATACATTAAGCCTGCCGTTTTAACTAATAATAGGGCAGAAAACTTTTATGTGTTTAATGGACCAGCTAGAGTTGTTATTACGAATTTCGAGACAATACCTGCCGAAAAAGTAAGATTTCATCTGTATCTCAAATCGAGAAATGTTGCCATAATAATTGACGAGTCAGCTAAACTAAAAAATCCAAAATCTAAATTATCAAAGGACTTTTTTGAACTCTCATCTAAATTTGTGATTAAAACAATAATGACGGGAACTCCTGTTGCTAATAGACCATATGATATATGGTCCCAGATCTTTTTTTTGGATAGCGGTGAAAGTTTGGGAACTGATTTTAAGTCGTTCAAAAACATAACTGATTTATCAAATAAGCTTTATGAAGATGATGATAAAAAAGAAATATTTGAGGATGCCGTTTCGGATATTTATAGGAAGATTAATAAGTTTTCAGTGAGAGAAACCAAAGACAGCGGAATAATCAATTTGCCAGATAAACAGTATATGAATGTCTGGGCAAAGTTTGAGCCACAGCAAAAAGAAATATACGATAAAATAAAAGATGAAATGGCTATTTTGGTACAAAAAGGGGACAAGTCTATATTTGACGATTCAACAGCAACACTTAAGCGCCTATTAAGATTAGTACAAGTAACATCCAATCCAAAATTAATTGATGATATGTACTTTGGAAATTCAGGTAAAGAACAAGAGTTGGAGATACTGGTAGATGGAATTATTGCTAAAGGTGAAAAATGCATTGTTTGGTCGAGCTTCATTGGAAATATTAATTATTTTACTCAGAAATATTCAAGATACAATGCGGTTAAGGTTCATGGAGGCATGACTATTATTGACAGAAATAAGTCTATTGATAGATTTAGAAAAGATGAGTATAAAATTTTGTTTGCAACACCTCAATCTGCTAAGGAAGGATTAACATTAACAATGGCAAATCATGTAATCTTTTATGATAGAGGATTCAGTTTGGATGATTACCTACAAGCTCAAGATAGAATACATAGAATATCACAAGTAAAAACATGTTATGTCTACAACATAATGATTAACGATAGTATTGATGTATGGGTAGATACACTGCTTAAGGCAAAGCAAAATTCGGCGCATCTTGCGCAAGGTGATATCAATAAGATGGAATATCAGGATGTAGCAGACTACAGTTTTGGCAGCCTTGTAAAGCAAATTCTAAATCTTAATGACGGTGATGAGGAGGTATAATTTGAGTAAAAAAATGACAATTGGCAAAAAAGAATTTGAAGTCGAGGAAAAGGAATTACTACAGGTTGACCTAAAGTTCTATCCAGAGAATCCTCGTATTTATTCTGTATTAAATGTAGCAAACGGAATTCCTGAACAAGATGAAATTGAAGAGCAGTTAATGAACATGGAGCATGTCAAGCAATTGAGACTATCTATTGAGGCAAATGGCGGTCTTATAGATCCATTAATAGTGCGTGCAAAGGATAACGTAGTATTGGAGGGGAATAGTAGATTAGCTGCATACAGATTATTGGCAAAGAAGGACCCTGCTAAGTGGGGGCGTGTTAAATGCACAATACTACCTTCTGACATACCAGAGTCTAGCATCTTTACTCTATTGGGACAATATCATATTATAGGAAGAAAAGATTGGAGTCCATTTGAACAAGCTGGATATTTATATAGAAGGGTAAACGTCTATGGATCTGGATTGTCAGTAGATATTATGGCAAAAGAGTTGGGATTAGAAAAAGCAACAGCACAAAATTACTATAGGGTATATTCTTTTATGGTAGAAAAAGATGACTTGAAGGCAGGCCATTGGAGCTATTATGATGAGTACTTAAAAAATCGTGGTATTAAAAAATACAGAGAAACATATGCCAATCTGGATGAAACAATTGTGACACAGATAAAAAATGAAGAAATTTCACAAGCAATTGATATACGAAACAAACTTGGTGTCATTGCAAAAGTATCCGGGAAAACTGCTAATAAAATTATGTCTGGAATTTGCGAAGGGAAAATCGATATTTACGAAGGGTTTGACAGGATCCAAGATACAGGGAAAACAAGTAATGCATACCAAATATTATATAAGTTTAGAAGCAAAATTAGCGAAGATGATTTTGAGGTACAAGTGAAAAGGGAAGATCCTAAACAGATAACGTTTGAACTCAAAAAAATCAAGATGGCAGTTGATAAGATATTAAAAGAGATAAAAGAGTAGTCGAAGTTGAATAGCCAATAGAACTTAGGGATAGTTGGAGAAAAATATGAAAATAGGTATTGTAGATGCTGATTTAATGGATAATGGAACACGTCACCCAAATTTAGCACTCATGAAAATAGCAGGATACCATAGGGAAATAGGTGACGAAATAAGTTTAATATACGATTCGTATGATAATACAAAAAAGTTCGATCATGTGTATATTTCTAAGGTGTTCAATTTTACATATATACCAGAGTCGGTGATGGCTGAACCTAATGTAAGTTTTGGTGGTACTGGCTTTTTTGCAGATGGAGGAACTGATCTTCCGTATGAGATAGAGCATCATATGCCATACTATGATTTGTATAAAGAATATGTAGATTTACAAATTTCAAGAGGAAAAGATGCTCAAAGGTATTCTGACTACTTGAATTTTTCAATCGGTTTTACAACAAGAGGCTGTTTTCGCAAATGTGAATTTTGTGTAAATAAGAAGTATGATAAAGTACAAAAACATGCAC
This sequence is a window from Clostridia bacterium. Protein-coding genes within it:
- the hydG gene encoding [FeFe] hydrogenase H-cluster radical SAM maturase HydG, with the protein product MYDVKSKKAEDFINDEEILDTIEYAEKNKNNRELIESIIEKAKKLKGVSHREAAVLLECEIQDVNEKLYKLAREIKQKFYGNRIVMFAPLYLSNYCVNGCVYCPYHYQNKHIYRKKLTQEEIRNEAIALQDMGHKRLALEAGEDPVNNPIEYILESIKTIYSIKHKNGEIRRVNVNIAATTVENYHKLKEAGIGTYILFQETYNKKNYEELHPKGPKHDYSYHTEAMDRAMEGGIDDVGIGVLFGLNMYRYDFIGMLMHAEHLEAAMGVGPHTISVPRIRPADDIDPANFSNAISDSMFEKIVAVLRIAVPYTGMIVSTRESQKTRERVLQLGISQISGGSKTSVGGYSEPEPEEENSAQFEVDDTRTLDQVVNWLLELGYIPSFCTACYREGRTGDRFMSLVKSGQIANCCQPNALITLKEYLEDYASPDTKGKGEKLIQEELNHIPNEKVKAAAVKYLYEVGSGKRDFRF
- a CDS encoding ParB/Srx family N-terminal domain-containing protein: MKSEYREIRVSEIMLDYENPRIAKYLEIYGEGQISSETISMALGAGTDEKSGPSYSSLKESIKANQGIIHPIIVNELDNGKLVVIEGNTRVQIYKEFYQAGVPGEWETISSIVYKDLADEEIHAIRLQSHLVGPRDWDPYSKAKYLNYLSNKEKLPILQIISFCGGKSAEVKKMIDAYYDIENYYRSNLDDDSEFDQREFSKFMELQNRGIKDAIVIHKYDRNDFAKWVIDGNIDTAQNVRKIPVILKSKEATKVFLEENISEAMKVLAIEEFDAGPIKDVSYGILASELTKKLRNIKYAEIRSLRFDPDYDDKKAILFDLLDELMAVAEEIKEE
- a CDS encoding DEAD/DEAH box helicase; this translates as MRKVKLKNEPILIAKLSAFPYQKDAFDAVKDLPYSAIFHEQGLGKTKIAIDLLLYWLEYKDVDTVLIVTKKQLIQNWKTEFMSHTYIKPAVLTNNRAENFYVFNGPARVVITNFETIPAEKVRFHLYLKSRNVAIIIDESAKLKNPKSKLSKDFFELSSKFVIKTIMTGTPVANRPYDIWSQIFFLDSGESLGTDFKSFKNITDLSNKLYEDDDKKEIFEDAVSDIYRKINKFSVRETKDSGIINLPDKQYMNVWAKFEPQQKEIYDKIKDEMAILVQKGDKSIFDDSTATLKRLLRLVQVTSNPKLIDDMYFGNSGKEQELEILVDGIIAKGEKCIVWSSFIGNINYFTQKYSRYNAVKVHGGMTIIDRNKSIDRFRKDEYKILFATPQSAKEGLTLTMANHVIFYDRGFSLDDYLQAQDRIHRISQVKTCYVYNIMINDSIDVWVDTLLKAKQNSAHLAQGDINKMEYQDVADYSFGSLVKQILNLNDGDEEV
- a CDS encoding TM1266 family iron-only hydrogenase system putative regulator, with product METRIALIGIIIENKESVERLNAILHEYSQYIIGRMGIPNAKEGVAVISIVLDAPNDTISALSGKLGMLPQVSAKTIFSKLPVVTER
- a CDS encoding ParB/RepB/Spo0J family partition protein, coding for MSKKMTIGKKEFEVEEKELLQVDLKFYPENPRIYSVLNVANGIPEQDEIEEQLMNMEHVKQLRLSIEANGGLIDPLIVRAKDNVVLEGNSRLAAYRLLAKKDPAKWGRVKCTILPSDIPESSIFTLLGQYHIIGRKDWSPFEQAGYLYRRVNVYGSGLSVDIMAKELGLEKATAQNYYRVYSFMVEKDDLKAGHWSYYDEYLKNRGIKKYRETYANLDETIVTQIKNEEISQAIDIRNKLGVIAKVSGKTANKIMSGICEGKIDIYEGFDRIQDTGKTSNAYQILYKFRSKISEDDFEVQVKREDPKQITFELKKIKMAVDKILKEIKE
- a CDS encoding substrate-binding domain-containing protein, which translates into the protein LSVMENILQAQPEINAVFAHNDEMALGALQAIKASGKTIMVVGFDATDDAVKAVEAGEMAATVAQQPAKIGSLGVENAVKVIKGETIEKAIPVDLQLVTKK
- the hydF gene encoding [FeFe] hydrogenase H-cluster maturation GTPase HydF encodes the protein MSLQDTPRSNRLHIGIFGKRNSGKSSLINALTNQNIAIVSDIAGTTTDPVYKSMEIHGVGPCVFVDTAGFDDIGEIGRLRVSQTKKAMEKTDIAIMMFSEDITKDEIEWVEELKRKHIPVISVINKIDIIHNAEALRKSVEEKCKIPAILVSALTKEGVDKIRKEIIRALPADYENESIVSNLAKSDDVVLLVMPQDIQAPKGRLILPQVQIIRELLDKKCIVISVTTDKLEAALDSLKHPPKLIITDSQVFKAVYEKKPAESMLTSFSVLMAGYKGDLDYFVQSAYAIEQLTERSKVLIAEACTHAPLTEDIGREKIPRFLRERIGEGLRIDIVSGTDFPEDVSGYDLIIHCGGCMFNRKYVLSRIEKARAAHVPMSNYGVVIAYLSGILGNIDLP
- the hydE gene encoding [FeFe] hydrogenase H-cluster radical SAM maturase HydE, which codes for MEYLVDKLEAEGSLTKEEFVQLLSHTSPALSEYLFEKSRKMANKYFGNRIYTRGLIEFTNYCKNNCFYCGIRAENRKVERYRLSKDEILNCCREGYALGFRTFVLQGGEDSFYSDSEMVDIISEIKGNYPDCALTLSIGEKSAESYKAFYDAGADRYLLRHETADAGHYGMLHPKILNLQNRKQCLWTLKSIGYQVGTGFMVGSPFQTVENLAEDLMFIKELSPEMIGIGPFIPHHDTPFADKAQGSFELTLFLIGILRLMIPNALIPATTALGTINPLGREKGILAGANVVMPNLSPVKVRKKYELYDNKICTGEEAAECRFCLQNRMQSIGYELVTDRGDFKPADNNQKGVI